The Phycisphaerae bacterium genome has a window encoding:
- a CDS encoding EamA family transporter: protein MDWRILAAISVLTWGGYNFVLKAVSARLAWQVSMAWFLTGYVVIVGTYTAWHLIGGKARFFQVDSGWSLLAGVLCGLGAMAFFKAITLAPGSTVLPLVGLNIVVAALACLIFLHEPLSARLVAGILCAGAAVILLGR from the coding sequence ATGGACTGGCGAATACTGGCCGCGATCAGCGTCTTGACCTGGGGCGGCTACAACTTCGTGCTCAAAGCCGTCTCCGCGAGACTGGCCTGGCAGGTCTCGATGGCGTGGTTCCTGACCGGCTACGTTGTCATCGTCGGAACCTACACTGCATGGCACCTGATCGGAGGCAAAGCGCGGTTCTTCCAGGTCGACTCTGGTTGGTCCCTGCTGGCCGGCGTGCTCTGCGGACTCGGTGCGATGGCCTTCTTCAAGGCGATCACCCTTGCCCCGGGCAGCACCGTCCTGCCGCTGGTCGGCCTCAACATCGTCGTCGCCGCCCTGGCCTGCCTGATCTTCCTGCACGAGCCGCTCTCAGCCCGACTCGTCGCGGGCATCCTCTGCGCCGGCGCCGCCGTGATCCTGCTGGGACGATAG
- a CDS encoding Gfo/Idh/MocA family oxidoreductase, whose translation MSPSATLVRRQDRSIIMGTLPVEKSIRCGVVGLGNRSVHNVLPKLIRYDEFTVAAVCDVRKEVTDKVVAELREKHDLAVPGYLDFDQMLQSESLDAVVLQLDPDRQIPLACRAMNAGLHVMAEVPLTYSLDDCWNLVATVERTGKVFLLMEQLRYAGYVAAWREIIRKDVIGHPLFVEGQYFHYLPWMHFQDDSGRFFTRQQVAEFASNAKPTWRFRQPSIGYLPHELSPLLYILDDRVVRVEGMSTRKESYKHPGLEYADMQVALMHTEKDTIMRLATSFSAPYTESTSCHWHHIKGSEGFIETPRAACDKAKLWVHGWHLDEPLTVPWSYKRTDAPPEAHNSGHGDLDFYVFAQFADAVLYGAKPTLDVYKAVETAAPAILAARSMEQDNAPQNVPDFRPGPHRPSGQLPKNMQ comes from the coding sequence ATGTCACCCAGCGCAACCTTGGTCCGGCGTCAGGATCGATCGATCATCATGGGCACGCTGCCGGTGGAAAAATCCATCCGCTGCGGCGTCGTGGGACTCGGCAACCGCTCGGTCCACAACGTGCTGCCCAAACTCATCCGCTACGACGAATTCACCGTCGCCGCCGTCTGCGACGTCCGCAAAGAAGTCACCGACAAAGTTGTCGCCGAACTCCGGGAAAAGCACGACCTCGCCGTGCCGGGCTACCTCGATTTCGACCAGATGCTCCAATCCGAATCGCTCGACGCCGTCGTCCTCCAGCTCGACCCGGACCGCCAGATCCCGCTCGCCTGCCGCGCCATGAACGCCGGCCTGCACGTGATGGCCGAGGTCCCGCTCACCTACAGCCTCGATGACTGCTGGAACCTGGTCGCCACCGTCGAACGGACCGGCAAGGTCTTCCTCCTGATGGAGCAGCTTCGCTACGCCGGATACGTCGCCGCCTGGCGAGAAATCATCCGCAAGGACGTGATCGGCCACCCGCTCTTCGTCGAAGGCCAGTACTTCCACTACCTGCCCTGGATGCACTTCCAGGACGACAGCGGCCGCTTCTTCACCCGCCAGCAGGTCGCCGAGTTCGCCTCCAACGCCAAACCCACCTGGCGATTCCGTCAGCCGTCCATCGGCTACCTGCCTCACGAACTCTCGCCCCTCCTCTACATCCTCGACGACCGCGTCGTCCGCGTCGAGGGCATGTCCACCCGCAAGGAAAGCTACAAGCATCCCGGCCTCGAATACGCCGACATGCAGGTGGCCCTCATGCACACCGAAAAAGACACCATCATGCGACTCGCCACCTCCTTCAGCGCGCCCTACACCGAGTCGACGAGCTGCCACTGGCACCACATCAAGGGCTCCGAAGGCTTCATCGAAACGCCCCGCGCCGCCTGCGATAAGGCCAAGCTCTGGGTTCACGGCTGGCACCTCGATGAACCCCTGACCGTGCCGTGGAGCTACAAACGCACCGACGCTCCGCCCGAAGCCCACAACAGCGGACACGGCGACCTCGACTTCTACGTCTTCGCCCAATTCGCCGACGCCGTCCTCTACGGCGCCAAACCAACCCTCGACGTCTACAAAGCCGTCGAAACCGCCGCCCCGGCCATCCTGGCCGCCAGGTCGATGGAACAGGACAACGCACCGCAAAACGTCCCCGACTTCCGGCCCGGCCCGCACCGGCCCAGCGGACAGCTTCCCAAAAACATGCAATAG
- a CDS encoding DUF1559 domain-containing protein has translation MRNGTRTSARRPAKPAFTLIELLVVVAIIAVLVSILLPALQSARAAARTVYCGANLRQTGMAIGYYLDMFNDTLPNCDLNGYIYHWSFKLIQAGLVDSAIGTVYNGWGLSSGDPTSLFKGIRPAVPGEASTIFHCPSIGAGEVSLGWYVNAYGTPHGVMGAFYYPYPPFSRLSMFTDLANTVSAYDSTNLAVGSGSNLGTVGAIWGAVFYEDSKGSLNEFFSTRHSGGSNCLFLDGHVRVVQLKETTRAMFPPRHDLP, from the coding sequence ATGCGGAACGGGACCAGGACCTCGGCGCGGCGACCGGCCAAACCGGCGTTTACGCTGATCGAGCTGCTGGTGGTCGTGGCGATCATCGCGGTGCTGGTGTCGATCCTGCTGCCGGCGCTGCAGTCGGCGCGAGCGGCAGCCCGGACGGTCTACTGCGGAGCGAACCTGCGGCAGACGGGTATGGCGATCGGCTACTATCTGGACATGTTCAACGACACGCTGCCCAACTGCGACCTGAACGGGTATATATACCATTGGTCGTTCAAGCTGATCCAGGCGGGGCTGGTCGATTCGGCGATCGGAACCGTGTATAACGGGTGGGGGTTGAGTTCAGGCGATCCGACGTCGCTGTTCAAGGGTATCCGCCCCGCCGTTCCGGGAGAGGCGTCGACCATCTTCCACTGCCCATCGATCGGGGCTGGGGAAGTCAGTCTCGGCTGGTACGTCAATGCCTACGGCACGCCGCACGGGGTGATGGGCGCGTTCTACTACCCCTACCCGCCCTTTTCGCGCTTGTCGATGTTCACCGATCTGGCCAATACGGTGTCGGCTTACGACAGCACGAACCTGGCCGTCGGGAGCGGGTCGAATCTGGGCACCGTGGGAGCGATCTGGGGAGCGGTGTTCTACGAAGATAGCAAGGGCAGCCTCAATGAGTTCTTCTCGACGCGCCATTCCGGCGGCTCGAATTGCCTGTTCCTCGACGGGCATGTGCGGGTAGTGCAACTGAAAGAGACGACCCGCGCCATGTTCCCTCCGCGACACGACCTTCCGTAA
- a CDS encoding prepilin-type N-terminal cleavage/methylation domain-containing protein codes for MKTAGLKSKGFTLIELLVVVAIIAVLVAMLLPALTRARAGARKMVCAAQLRQIGVADVNYQTDYLGMFPQPGIRQYPLFSVDMLFPAYLGSLYPYNDDSRWLQFIAWKTHMQAFVWYWPYLGKVARYTEDIGDWWTLARIPSQPKYRSVWDCPEYRPEQLGFSYIFNELIPELAKTPSGVLDISNTWMMSCEKYEHHGDGWNILLPDGHARYYLVNETWPATNPLTGI; via the coding sequence ATGAAGACGGCGGGCTTGAAGTCGAAGGGCTTTACGTTGATCGAGCTTCTGGTGGTGGTGGCGATCATTGCGGTGCTGGTGGCGATGCTGCTGCCGGCTCTGACCCGCGCCCGCGCGGGCGCCAGGAAGATGGTGTGCGCCGCTCAGCTTCGGCAGATCGGGGTGGCCGACGTCAACTACCAGACCGACTATCTCGGCATGTTCCCTCAGCCGGGGATTCGGCAGTACCCGTTGTTTTCGGTTGACATGCTTTTTCCCGCTTACTTAGGCAGCCTCTATCCGTACAACGATGACAGCCGGTGGTTGCAGTTTATCGCGTGGAAGACTCACATGCAGGCCTTTGTCTGGTACTGGCCGTACCTGGGCAAGGTCGCCCGTTACACGGAGGACATAGGCGACTGGTGGACGCTGGCGAGGATCCCGAGCCAGCCGAAATACCGCAGTGTCTGGGATTGTCCGGAGTATCGCCCAGAGCAGCTTGGTTTCTCCTATATCTTCAATGAACTCATTCCGGAATTGGCGAAGACGCCGTCGGGTGTACTCGATATCTCCAATACCTGGATGATGTCCTGCGAGAAGTACGAGCATCACGGCGATGGATGGAACATCCTGCTGCCGGACGGGCACGCACGATACTATCTGGTCAATGAGACATGGCCGGCAACCAACCCGCTGACGGGTATCTGA
- a CDS encoding prepilin-type N-terminal cleavage/methylation domain-containing protein: MLSGEVGRASHRIGHGFTLIELLVVVAIIAVLVSMLLPALGEARRTARQTACLSNLRQLGAYGVIYQNNYNDHIVAGVNNPPGWQGLMGIPGFQLDEWGVQIGTVADVLQCPATEKQFYSGTYGYNSRCGGEWVYRGEDYDKIYRITEISRPSERIIIADFNAQWPIMLSFMVWPEDPGGYVDWDRHGARDGIGLLSVLWLDGRATAETGGQFTSRGTVPMYTYIEPFYYYWWFSKDNL, translated from the coding sequence ATGTTGTCCGGGGAGGTTGGCCGGGCGTCCCATCGTATTGGGCATGGTTTTACCCTTATCGAACTCCTCGTGGTGGTGGCGATCATCGCGGTGCTGGTGTCCATGTTGTTGCCGGCGTTGGGTGAGGCGCGTCGGACGGCTCGGCAGACGGCATGTTTGAGTAATCTCCGGCAGCTTGGGGCGTATGGGGTGATCTATCAGAACAACTACAACGATCACATCGTGGCGGGTGTCAACAATCCGCCGGGGTGGCAGGGGTTGATGGGGATTCCGGGGTTCCAGTTGGATGAGTGGGGGGTTCAGATCGGGACGGTGGCGGACGTGCTGCAGTGCCCGGCTACGGAAAAGCAATTTTACAGCGGGACGTACGGGTACAACAGCCGCTGCGGCGGCGAGTGGGTCTATCGAGGCGAGGATTACGACAAGATTTACCGGATCACGGAGATTTCGCGGCCGTCGGAGCGGATCATCATCGCGGACTTTAACGCGCAGTGGCCGATCATGCTGTCTTTTATGGTCTGGCCGGAGGATCCGGGCGGTTACGTGGATTGGGACCGCCACGGAGCCCGCGACGGTATTGGGCTGCTGAGCGTGCTGTGGCTTGACGGGCGGGCGACGGCGGAGACCGGCGGGCAGTTCACCAGCCGCGGAACCGTGCCGATGTACACGTACATCGAGCCGTTCTATTACTACTGGTGGTTCTCGAAAGACAATCTCTGA
- a CDS encoding AAC(3) family N-acetyltransferase, whose product MPSELTQADLTRAFTDVGLQPGDSVIVHSAFRTLGAVQDGPQTAIATLLEAIGPRGNLMLPTFNYTLPPGEPFDPAHTPGLTGVLTETGRAWPGAVRSLCPTHSVAVIGPDAKELTADHLRFRAVGIGSPIDRLAKRGGKVLLIGVGHTSNTTIHLGEEYAGVPKAPWAQGLPTWTVRTPDGQIVEHRHDTSTTCSTGFGAAEYPMRQRGLIRDLRHGACKIQLMRAQDVIDSVVRVISEKPDILLCTWPGCVPCTRTRENLRREKKIP is encoded by the coding sequence ATGCCAAGCGAACTGACCCAAGCCGACCTGACCAGAGCCTTCACCGACGTCGGACTGCAGCCCGGCGACAGCGTCATCGTCCACAGCGCGTTTCGCACCCTCGGCGCCGTCCAGGACGGCCCGCAAACGGCTATCGCCACCCTCCTCGAAGCCATCGGCCCGCGCGGCAACCTCATGCTGCCGACCTTCAACTACACGCTGCCGCCCGGCGAGCCCTTCGACCCGGCTCACACGCCCGGCCTCACCGGCGTCCTGACCGAAACCGGCCGCGCGTGGCCCGGCGCCGTCCGAAGCCTCTGCCCGACCCACTCCGTCGCCGTCATCGGTCCGGACGCCAAGGAACTGACCGCAGACCACCTCCGGTTCCGCGCCGTCGGCATTGGCTCGCCCATCGACCGGCTCGCCAAACGCGGCGGCAAGGTCCTGCTCATCGGCGTCGGCCACACCAGCAACACCACCATTCACCTCGGCGAGGAATACGCCGGCGTGCCCAAAGCCCCGTGGGCACAGGGCCTGCCGACCTGGACAGTGCGAACGCCCGACGGACAGATCGTCGAACACCGGCACGACACCTCCACGACGTGCAGCACCGGCTTCGGCGCAGCCGAGTATCCCATGCGTCAGCGCGGCCTCATCCGCGACCTGCGACACGGCGCCTGCAAAATCCAGCTCATGCGCGCCCAGGATGTGATCGACTCGGTCGTCCGCGTCATCAGCGAAAAACCCGATATCCTCCTGTGCACCTGGCCCGGCTGTGTCCCGTGCACCAGAACCCGCGAAAACCTCAGACGAGAAAAGAAGATACCGTAA
- a CDS encoding DegT/DnrJ/EryC1/StrS family aminotransferase gives MARKKDVVSDFRYDTGAARVPWAAVGENIREQEILDIVKFLVRPAEGKTTAYNRAFGQLGQAVRQLQQVGKPVGKLSLAGNVQALEDRVAKFLNVKHTVFLTNATAGFEIGYRFAGLQPGDEVIAPAITFIATIAYPLSIGAKVVLADVDPRTLNMDPADVARKITPKTKVIIPVHLGGYPVDMDPIMRLARKHDITVIEDAAHAFGASYKGKMIGTIGHFGSFSFHEVKNITSLGEGGILCSNTPFGKELRRARFLGLDLSKKIPMWLYDVPAFKGKGGYFATGNYSSTEIQAICLSSQIGRLKRIIAARRKAADYLNRRLAKVDGVVTPPFDDNKVKTTYHLYLLQIDPNKVGADVQQLKTKLDNRGLVQIPHFAPLYKFSIMKQLGYDTAAIEQTCPVAEEAFRHRFTHLPLYELTDDQLKYMADAVIDSVEELKQGR, from the coding sequence ATGGCCAGGAAAAAAGATGTGGTTTCCGACTTCCGCTACGACACCGGCGCCGCACGGGTCCCCTGGGCCGCCGTCGGCGAAAACATCCGCGAACAGGAAATCCTCGACATCGTCAAGTTCCTCGTCCGGCCCGCCGAAGGCAAAACGACCGCGTATAACCGGGCCTTTGGCCAACTCGGCCAAGCCGTGCGCCAACTCCAGCAGGTCGGCAAACCCGTCGGCAAACTGAGTCTGGCCGGCAACGTCCAGGCCCTCGAAGACCGGGTCGCCAAATTCCTGAACGTCAAGCACACCGTGTTCCTGACCAACGCGACCGCCGGTTTCGAAATCGGCTATCGCTTCGCCGGGCTTCAGCCGGGCGACGAGGTCATCGCTCCCGCCATCACCTTCATCGCCACCATCGCCTACCCGCTGAGCATCGGGGCCAAAGTCGTCCTCGCCGATGTGGACCCGCGAACCCTCAACATGGACCCAGCCGACGTTGCCCGCAAAATCACGCCCAAAACCAAGGTCATCATTCCCGTCCACCTCGGCGGCTATCCGGTCGACATGGACCCGATCATGCGCCTTGCCCGCAAACACGACATCACCGTCATTGAGGACGCCGCCCACGCCTTCGGCGCCTCGTACAAGGGCAAAATGATCGGCACCATCGGCCACTTCGGCTCCTTCAGCTTCCATGAGGTCAAAAACATCACCTCCCTCGGCGAAGGCGGCATCCTCTGTTCCAACACCCCCTTCGGAAAGGAACTTCGCCGCGCCCGATTCCTGGGCCTCGACCTCTCCAAGAAGATCCCCATGTGGCTCTACGACGTGCCCGCCTTCAAGGGCAAGGGCGGTTACTTCGCCACCGGCAACTACTCCTCCACCGAAATCCAAGCCATCTGCCTCTCCTCGCAGATCGGCCGCCTCAAACGCATCATCGCCGCAAGGCGAAAAGCCGCCGACTACCTCAACCGCCGACTCGCCAAAGTCGACGGCGTCGTCACCCCGCCCTTCGACGACAACAAGGTCAAGACCACCTACCACCTCTACCTCCTCCAGATCGACCCGAACAAGGTCGGAGCCGACGTCCAACAACTCAAAACCAAACTCGACAATCGCGGCCTCGTCCAAATCCCCCACTTCGCCCCGCTCTACAAGTTCTCCATCATGAAACAGCTCGGCTACGACACCGCCGCCATCGAACAAACCTGCCCGGTCGCCGAGGAGGCCTTCCGCCACCGCTTCACCCACCTGCCCCTCTACGAACTGACCGACGACCAGCTCAAATACATGGCCGACGCCGTCATTGACTCCGTCGAAGAACTCAAACAAGGACGATAA
- a CDS encoding LacI family transcriptional regulator, with protein MDEFSGTQQVSLRTMARRMNVAVSTVSRALAGDPRISSERAAEIRDLADRLGYRPRPLRRRRANAIALIIASQKEGVADDLYQQLVTLHVEQASSEFQNHVHVEFVLRHGAAAYPSVLRENRVDGVILAGHPSVELCQRVREEGIPVVVLNDTVRRTGCTSVITDFVPGTSEAVCRLVELGHWSIGFVASRREYPSVGLRLEAYQRVLADCGLDAEDTLVVEGFGGGVAAGREGVRELLRREPPPTAIVFTNDWMAIGGMNELMRQGYRVPEDMSLVGHDNVSLCDELEPALTSVDGGVEELTKMGVELLQEQIEGHSDAPVQERVPGRLVWRDSCTQARRQEL; from the coding sequence ATGGATGAATTCAGCGGCACTCAGCAGGTCAGCCTCCGGACCATGGCCCGGCGGATGAACGTCGCGGTCAGCACCGTTTCACGAGCCCTGGCCGGCGATCCGCGGATCAGTTCCGAACGGGCGGCGGAGATCCGCGATCTGGCCGACCGGCTTGGCTACCGGCCACGTCCCTTGCGTCGCAGACGTGCAAATGCAATAGCACTTATAATCGCCTCGCAGAAAGAAGGCGTCGCCGATGACCTGTACCAGCAGCTTGTGACCCTGCACGTCGAGCAGGCGTCCAGCGAATTTCAGAACCACGTTCACGTCGAGTTCGTTTTGCGGCACGGCGCAGCGGCGTACCCATCGGTGCTGCGGGAGAATCGGGTGGACGGGGTGATTTTGGCGGGTCATCCATCGGTGGAGTTGTGCCAGCGGGTGCGCGAGGAGGGGATTCCGGTGGTGGTGCTTAACGATACGGTGCGCCGGACCGGATGCACGTCGGTGATTACGGATTTTGTGCCGGGAACATCCGAGGCGGTCTGCCGGCTTGTGGAGTTGGGGCACTGGTCGATCGGTTTTGTCGCGAGTCGGCGCGAGTACCCGAGCGTCGGGCTTCGGTTGGAGGCGTATCAGCGGGTGCTGGCCGATTGCGGGCTGGACGCGGAGGACACGCTGGTGGTCGAGGGGTTCGGCGGCGGAGTCGCCGCTGGGCGCGAGGGGGTCAGGGAGTTGCTGCGACGCGAGCCGCCGCCGACTGCGATCGTGTTCACCAACGACTGGATGGCCATCGGCGGGATGAACGAGTTGATGCGGCAGGGGTATCGGGTTCCGGAAGACATGAGCCTGGTGGGCCATGACAATGTCAGCCTGTGCGACGAGTTGGAGCCGGCCCTGACGAGTGTGGACGGCGGCGTCGAGGAGCTGACCAAAATGGGGGTTGAACTGCTCCAGGAACAGATCGAAGGGCACAGCGACGCGCCGGTCCAGGAGCGGGTTCCCGGCCGGCTGGTCTGGCGCGATAGCTGCACGCAGGCGAGGAGGCAGGAGCTATGA
- a CDS encoding substrate-binding domain-containing protein produces MASYIDIYTETRKQIIAGDLKPGAKLPAHRQISDHYQVSIATVTKAINRLKREGLVRSYRGLGTIVADDTPERSAALRKTVTFITAGHPFIHQIFAYAVQEVFASSSWSVNTQCGHGNLEWYRQFLDDAHRHPPAGLIVATVPSQLFTYRPELLPHPNTHVVIMGHEIPGRRYDTVRTNAYQEGVELAEYLLAKGYRDVLYVTSSKEGEVPESQTLVALSKTLARHGVSFDGRSVRRYQDTHSYGPKPDPIIDPWQFTRHLLKTERPRAILAGHDWIALGVLRALDQAALRVPHDVAVISAEGTGSTGLIAAAPRLTTVDTLYHFRAKTAAELLKRRLEGDTGPIEYHETYGRVIEGETG; encoded by the coding sequence GTGGCCTCATATATCGACATCTACACCGAAACCAGAAAACAAATCATAGCCGGCGACCTCAAGCCCGGCGCCAAACTCCCCGCCCATCGGCAAATCTCCGACCACTACCAGGTCTCGATCGCCACCGTCACCAAAGCCATCAACCGCCTCAAACGCGAAGGCCTCGTCCGCAGCTACCGGGGACTCGGCACCATCGTCGCCGATGACACCCCCGAACGATCAGCCGCCCTCCGCAAGACCGTGACTTTCATCACCGCCGGCCATCCCTTCATCCATCAGATATTCGCCTACGCCGTCCAGGAGGTCTTCGCCTCCTCGTCCTGGTCGGTCAACACCCAGTGCGGCCACGGCAACCTCGAATGGTATCGCCAGTTCCTTGACGACGCCCACCGCCATCCGCCCGCCGGCCTGATCGTTGCCACGGTGCCGTCGCAGCTCTTTACCTACCGCCCCGAGTTGCTGCCTCATCCGAACACGCACGTCGTCATCATGGGCCACGAAATCCCCGGCCGGCGATACGACACCGTCCGGACCAACGCCTACCAGGAGGGCGTCGAACTCGCCGAGTACCTGCTGGCCAAGGGCTACCGCGACGTGCTCTACGTCACCTCGTCCAAAGAGGGAGAGGTGCCCGAATCGCAAACCCTCGTCGCCCTCAGCAAGACCCTCGCTCGACACGGCGTCTCGTTCGACGGCCGCAGCGTCCGACGCTACCAGGACACCCACAGCTACGGCCCCAAACCCGATCCCATCATCGACCCCTGGCAGTTCACCCGCCACCTCCTGAAAACCGAACGCCCGCGGGCCATCCTCGCCGGACACGACTGGATCGCCCTCGGCGTCCTCCGCGCCCTCGACCAGGCCGCCCTCCGCGTCCCCCACGACGTGGCGGTCATCTCCGCTGAGGGAACCGGCAGCACGGGACTGATCGCCGCCGCCCCACGACTGACCACCGTCGACACCCTCTACCACTTCCGCGCCAAAACGGCCGCCGAACTCCTCAAACGCCGGCTCGAAGGCGATACCGGACCCATCGAATACCACGAAACCTACGGCCGTGTCATCGAAGGTGAAACGGGATAA
- a CDS encoding prepilin-type N-terminal cleavage/methylation domain-containing protein — translation MKTSRHKWRIANRPQAFTLIELLVVVAIIAVLVSILLPALNAARDQAKLTICASNLKQLHMAVWGYVQDYGDCLPPSGVTRAWVEVHPRWNDALRPYVSGGDAAQFYYGSGRQDPLIFRCPLRPDVDMYGYARSYAYNMDLHWSGERAAKLDRVGGPDKTPLFFDGASYACNAWIVLDSLSVRTEMNRHNGGANWLFVDGNARWIEQLERHLYYPPHENEFFYGVNDPDSYWR, via the coding sequence ATGAAAACGTCACGTCACAAATGGCGGATCGCAAATCGGCCCCAAGCCTTTACCCTCATCGAACTCCTCGTCGTGGTCGCCATCATCGCCGTCCTCGTCAGCATCCTCCTGCCCGCCCTCAACGCCGCCCGCGACCAGGCCAAACTGACCATCTGCGCGTCCAATCTTAAGCAACTCCACATGGCCGTCTGGGGCTACGTCCAGGACTACGGCGACTGCTTGCCCCCTTCCGGCGTCACGCGAGCCTGGGTCGAGGTGCATCCGCGATGGAACGATGCCCTGCGACCCTATGTCAGCGGCGGCGACGCGGCTCAGTTCTACTACGGCAGCGGTCGCCAGGATCCGCTCATCTTCAGGTGCCCCTTGCGGCCGGACGTCGATATGTACGGTTACGCCCGCAGTTACGCCTACAACATGGACCTGCACTGGAGCGGCGAACGGGCGGCGAAACTCGATAGGGTCGGCGGGCCCGACAAAACACCCCTGTTCTTCGACGGCGCATCCTACGCCTGCAATGCGTGGATCGTTCTGGACTCCCTTAGTGTCAGGACGGAAATGAACCGCCACAACGGCGGTGCCAACTGGCTCTTCGTCGACGGAAACGCCCGCTGGATCGAGCAACTCGAACGGCACCTGTACTATCCCCCACACGAAAATGAGTTCTTCTACGGCGTAAACGACCCGGATTCGTACTGGCGATAG
- a CDS encoding M20 family metallopeptidase, with product MAFETDEHYQASLIDDVCQFVRIPSRSGPAGGEEAAIQAVVEQRMRELDARVHTFQPADMPDFFHHPLCSGPNRQYANRPTVIGELGPPDAPALLVLAHSDTVPIFDPDQWTFDPFLGEVRDGAICGLGASDDKWGTATMLGIMRILRQRSRPLSKRLIFASTIDEESGVGNGALLLHLAGIRAQAALYLDGYSMHVLLGNLGGSSIDLRPKTPIADGTLRQHARALNTGCETLSLSRQALFDGSLFRDNARRDCSVALYQRRDDRGPYFHVAFYSLPGENRKTYCRELQAMLRDSLGQALDRYDATWREPWFEPASVPTDTPLVSCLADAVRTITNQPPVLTTISKQDAFVLTNHARIPTVSFGPQSRLTGRGAFHQPDECLDVHEAWNGFRIAANAVDNWLES from the coding sequence ATGGCCTTCGAAACGGACGAACACTACCAAGCGTCGCTGATCGACGACGTCTGCCAGTTCGTGCGAATCCCAAGCCGCAGCGGCCCAGCCGGCGGCGAGGAGGCTGCGATTCAGGCCGTCGTCGAGCAGCGGATGCGCGAACTCGACGCCCGGGTCCACACCTTCCAACCCGCCGACATGCCCGACTTCTTCCACCACCCGCTCTGCAGCGGTCCAAACCGCCAGTACGCCAACCGGCCAACCGTCATCGGCGAACTCGGCCCGCCGGACGCACCGGCCCTGCTCGTGCTCGCCCACAGCGACACTGTCCCGATCTTCGACCCCGACCAGTGGACCTTCGACCCGTTCCTCGGCGAAGTCCGCGACGGTGCGATCTGCGGCCTCGGCGCCTCGGACGACAAGTGGGGCACCGCAACCATGCTGGGCATCATGCGAATACTGCGGCAACGCAGCCGCCCGTTGAGCAAGCGCCTGATCTTCGCCTCGACCATCGATGAGGAAAGCGGCGTGGGCAACGGCGCCCTCCTGCTCCACCTGGCCGGCATCCGCGCCCAAGCCGCCCTCTACCTCGACGGCTACAGCATGCACGTCCTGCTGGGCAATCTCGGCGGCTCCTCAATCGACCTGCGCCCAAAGACCCCGATCGCCGACGGCACTCTCCGGCAACACGCCAGAGCCCTGAACACCGGCTGCGAAACCCTGAGCCTCAGCCGCCAAGCCCTCTTCGACGGCTCCCTCTTTCGCGACAACGCCCGACGCGACTGCTCCGTCGCCCTTTACCAGCGCCGCGACGACCGCGGCCCATACTTCCACGTGGCCTTCTACTCGCTGCCTGGCGAAAATCGGAAAACGTACTGCCGCGAACTCCAAGCGATGCTCCGCGACTCGCTGGGCCAGGCCCTCGACCGATACGACGCAACCTGGCGCGAGCCGTGGTTCGAGCCCGCGTCGGTGCCGACCGACACGCCGCTGGTCTCCTGCCTTGCCGACGCCGTACGCACAATCACCAACCAGCCGCCCGTCCTCACCACGATCTCCAAACAGGATGCCTTCGTCCTGACCAACCACGCCCGAATCCCGACCGTCTCCTTCGGACCGCAAAGCCGCCTGACCGGACGCGGCGCCTTCCATCAGCCGGACGAATGCCTCGACGTCCACGAAGCCTGGAACGGTTTCCGCATCGCCGCCAACGCCGTTGACAACTGGCTGGAGAGCTGA